A region from the Serinibacter arcticus genome encodes:
- a CDS encoding aquaporin, whose amino-acid sequence MSTVSSATAENVDPVEAEILEETDVTPEYSLLARLGAEAFGTFTLVLIGVGIALFAAVNGVAGNGLAVPLGFGIAVLGAASAVGHISGGHFNPAVSLGGAIAGRISWADLAPYWLAQLVGGTAASAILFFTVPSGLPSILSPTGEGTTRSLFSGTSNGFAENSPVYGLFSRSQIDPAMAADASFPLLTALIVEVVATAVFVGVILGVTDKRSRISYAPAAIGLTLAVLIALAAPITNGSLNPARSTATAIFSEGWALQQLWVFWVAPLLGAAIAGLIYLLATPAPAAVQEWPEVEPTHEAEAAAAAAAAAESAEEEADVDAIDALLARQSAAATVPSETVVVEEVPATQSEAAAAEAAAAEAQAEVEGDEGDRGTTPRA is encoded by the coding sequence ATGTCCACAGTTAGCTCGGCAACCGCCGAGAACGTCGATCCCGTCGAGGCAGAGATCCTCGAGGAGACCGACGTCACCCCCGAGTACAGCCTGCTGGCCCGCCTGGGCGCCGAGGCGTTCGGGACGTTCACGCTCGTGCTCATCGGCGTCGGCATCGCGCTGTTCGCCGCCGTCAACGGCGTCGCGGGCAACGGCCTGGCCGTTCCGCTCGGCTTCGGCATCGCCGTCCTGGGTGCCGCGAGCGCCGTCGGGCACATCTCGGGCGGTCACTTCAACCCGGCCGTGTCCCTCGGTGGCGCCATCGCCGGCCGCATCTCCTGGGCCGACCTCGCCCCGTACTGGCTCGCCCAGCTCGTCGGCGGCACCGCCGCCTCGGCGATCCTGTTCTTCACGGTGCCGTCCGGCCTTCCCTCGATCCTGTCCCCGACGGGCGAGGGCACCACACGCTCCCTCTTCTCCGGCACGAGCAACGGCTTCGCCGAGAACTCGCCGGTCTACGGCCTGTTCAGCCGCAGCCAGATCGACCCGGCGATGGCGGCCGACGCGAGCTTCCCGCTCCTGACCGCGCTGATCGTCGAGGTCGTCGCGACGGCCGTGTTCGTCGGCGTGATCCTCGGTGTCACCGACAAGCGCTCGCGCATCTCCTACGCGCCCGCCGCGATCGGCCTCACGCTCGCCGTGCTCATCGCACTCGCCGCGCCGATCACCAACGGTTCGCTGAACCCGGCGCGCTCGACCGCCACGGCGATCTTCTCCGAGGGTTGGGCCCTGCAGCAGCTGTGGGTCTTCTGGGTCGCGCCGCTGCTGGGTGCCGCCATCGCCGGTCTGATCTACCTCCTCGCGACGCCGGCCCCCGCCGCCGTCCAGGAGTGGCCCGAGGTCGAGCCGACGCACGAGGCCGAGGCCGCTGCCGCTGCCGCTGCCGCTGCCGAGTCCGCCGAGGAGGAGGCCGACGTCGACGCGATCGACGCGCTCCTGGCTCGCCAGAGCGCCGCCGCCACGGTGCCGAGCGAGACCGTCGTCGTCGAGGAGGTCCCGGCCACGCAGTCCGAGGCCGCCGCTGCCGAGGCCGCTGCCGCCGAGGCGCAGGCCGAGGTCGAGGGCGACGAGGGCGACCGCGGGACCACCCCGCGCGCCTGA
- a CDS encoding ABC transporter ATP-binding protein yields MASDTTPQSSGDGDLLVLDDVQAGYGRAAMVLRGLTIRVPAGKVVCLVGPNGAGKSTVLKVASGLLKPASGRILVAGDDVTGQGPQQMLTSGLAHVLQGHSVFREMTVAENVLLGSYTLRESAVIKERVEFVQNLFPIVGERWKQLAGLLSGGQQKQVEFARSLMVSPKVVLLDEPSMGLDPKTTSVVFEQVVRMRDAGVAVLLVEQNARRALETADIGCVLDLGRVHITGPARELLADPQLSELYLGGRPGEAKASA; encoded by the coding sequence TTGGCGTCTGACACCACACCCCAGTCCTCCGGCGACGGCGACCTGCTCGTCCTCGACGACGTCCAGGCCGGCTACGGCCGTGCCGCGATGGTCCTGCGCGGCCTCACGATCCGGGTCCCCGCCGGCAAGGTCGTCTGCCTGGTCGGACCGAACGGCGCCGGCAAGTCCACGGTGCTCAAGGTCGCGAGCGGTCTGCTCAAGCCCGCCTCCGGGCGGATCCTCGTGGCTGGGGACGACGTCACCGGCCAGGGCCCGCAGCAGATGCTCACCTCGGGCCTGGCCCACGTGCTCCAGGGACACAGCGTGTTCCGGGAGATGACGGTCGCCGAGAACGTGCTGCTCGGGTCGTACACGCTGCGCGAGAGCGCCGTCATCAAGGAGCGGGTCGAGTTCGTGCAGAACCTGTTCCCGATCGTCGGCGAGCGGTGGAAGCAGCTCGCCGGCCTCCTCTCGGGCGGCCAGCAGAAGCAGGTCGAGTTCGCGCGGTCGCTCATGGTGAGCCCGAAGGTCGTGCTGCTGGACGAGCCCTCGATGGGGCTCGACCCGAAGACGACCTCGGTCGTGTTCGAGCAGGTGGTGCGCATGCGCGACGCCGGCGTCGCCGTCCTCCTCGTGGAGCAGAACGCCCGCCGGGCGCTGGAGACGGCGGACATCGGCTGCGTGCTCGACCTCGGCCGGGTGCACATCACGGGCCCGGCACGCGAGCTGCTCGCGGACCCGCAGCTGTCCGAGCTCTACCTCGGCGGCCGCCCGGGCGAGGCGAAGGCCTCGGCCTGA
- a CDS encoding NADP-dependent isocitrate dehydrogenase — protein sequence MARIIYTHTDEAPLLATYSLLPIVEAYAATAGVELETRDISVAARILALFPDHLTPEQRVDDALAELGQLATTPEANIIKLPNVSASIPQLKAAVAELQSQGYALPDYPDNPATDEERAVRARYDKVKGSAVNPVLREGNSDRRAPASVKNYAKVHPHRMGTWSPDSRTRVATMGAGDFFSNERSVVVPSDDTLTITHVAADGTRTVLKDGLTVLAGEVVDSTFMSAAALRTFLAEQVEAAREEGVLFSVHLKATMMKVSDPILFGHVVEVFFPALFETYGEQLAAAGISANDGLGALLAAVDTLPDGEAIRAAVTQGLADGPALAMVDSDKGITNLHVPSDVIIDASMPAMIRGGGKMWGPDGAEADTLAVIPDSSYAGVYAAAIEDCRVNGALDPATMGSVPNVGLMAKAAEEYGSHDKTFEIAADGTVELTDSSGTVLLSHDVQAGDIWRACQTKDASIRDWVKLAVTRARATGSPAVFWLDAERAHDANLITKVRTYLADHDTAGLTLEIMDPATACTFSLERARRGEDTISVTGNVLRDYNTDLFPILELGTSAKMLSVVPLMNGGGLFETGAGGSAPKHVQQLVKENYLRWDSLGEFFALAASFEHLATTTGNTRAQVLADTLDRATGTFLNEDKSPTRRLGGIDNRGSHFYLALYWAQELAAQQVDADLAAAFAPLAASLTENEQTIVAELVGVQGSPADIGGYYRPDPVKADAVMRPSATLNAALAAL from the coding sequence ATGGCCAGGATCATCTACACCCACACCGACGAGGCACCCCTGCTCGCGACCTACTCCCTGCTCCCCATCGTCGAGGCCTACGCCGCCACGGCCGGGGTCGAGCTCGAGACCCGCGACATCTCGGTCGCCGCCCGCATCCTCGCCCTGTTCCCCGACCACCTCACGCCCGAGCAGCGCGTGGACGACGCCCTCGCCGAGCTGGGCCAGCTGGCCACCACGCCCGAGGCCAACATCATCAAGCTGCCGAACGTCTCGGCCTCCATCCCGCAGCTCAAGGCCGCGGTCGCCGAGCTCCAGTCCCAGGGGTACGCGCTCCCTGACTACCCGGACAACCCCGCCACGGACGAGGAGCGCGCCGTGCGCGCCCGGTACGACAAGGTCAAGGGCTCCGCCGTCAACCCCGTCCTGCGCGAGGGCAACTCCGACCGCCGCGCCCCCGCGTCGGTGAAGAACTACGCCAAGGTGCACCCGCACCGCATGGGCACGTGGAGCCCCGACTCCCGCACGCGGGTCGCGACCATGGGTGCCGGCGACTTCTTCTCCAACGAGCGCTCCGTCGTCGTGCCCTCCGACGACACCCTCACGATCACGCACGTCGCCGCCGACGGCACCCGGACCGTCCTCAAGGACGGGTTGACCGTGCTCGCGGGCGAGGTCGTGGACTCCACGTTCATGAGCGCCGCGGCGCTACGCACGTTCCTCGCCGAGCAGGTCGAGGCGGCCCGCGAGGAGGGCGTGCTGTTCTCGGTGCACCTCAAGGCCACGATGATGAAGGTCTCCGACCCGATCCTGTTCGGCCACGTCGTCGAGGTCTTCTTCCCCGCGCTGTTCGAGACCTACGGCGAGCAGCTCGCGGCCGCTGGCATCTCCGCCAACGACGGCCTGGGCGCCCTGCTCGCCGCCGTCGACACGCTGCCCGACGGCGAGGCGATCCGCGCCGCCGTCACGCAGGGCCTGGCCGACGGCCCGGCGCTGGCGATGGTCGACTCCGACAAGGGCATCACCAACCTCCACGTCCCCAGCGACGTCATCATCGACGCCTCGATGCCCGCGATGATCCGCGGCGGCGGCAAGATGTGGGGCCCCGACGGCGCCGAGGCCGACACCCTCGCCGTCATCCCCGACTCCTCCTACGCCGGCGTCTACGCCGCCGCGATCGAGGACTGCCGCGTCAACGGCGCGCTCGACCCGGCCACCATGGGCTCGGTGCCGAACGTCGGCCTGATGGCCAAGGCGGCCGAGGAGTACGGCTCGCACGACAAGACCTTCGAGATCGCCGCGGACGGCACGGTCGAGCTCACCGACTCCTCCGGCACCGTGCTGCTGAGCCACGACGTGCAGGCCGGCGACATCTGGCGCGCCTGCCAGACCAAGGACGCCTCCATCCGCGACTGGGTCAAGCTCGCCGTGACGCGCGCCCGCGCCACCGGCTCCCCCGCCGTCTTCTGGCTCGACGCCGAGCGCGCGCACGACGCGAACCTCATCACCAAGGTGCGGACCTACCTGGCCGACCACGACACCGCGGGTCTGACCCTCGAGATCATGGACCCGGCCACGGCCTGCACCTTCTCCCTGGAGCGTGCCCGTCGCGGCGAGGACACGATCTCGGTCACGGGCAACGTGCTGCGCGACTACAACACGGACCTGTTCCCGATCCTCGAGCTCGGGACCAGCGCCAAGATGCTCTCGGTCGTGCCGCTGATGAACGGCGGCGGTCTGTTCGAGACCGGGGCAGGCGGCTCCGCCCCGAAGCACGTGCAGCAGCTCGTCAAGGAGAACTACCTTCGCTGGGACAGCCTGGGCGAGTTCTTCGCGCTCGCGGCCTCGTTCGAGCACCTCGCCACGACGACGGGCAACACGCGCGCCCAGGTGCTCGCCGACACGCTGGACCGGGCCACGGGCACGTTCCTCAACGAGGACAAGTCCCCGACCCGTCGCCTCGGCGGGATCGACAACCGCGGGTCGCACTTCTACCTCGCGCTCTACTGGGCGCAGGAGCTCGCGGCGCAGCAGGTGGACGCCGACCTCGCGGCGGCGTTCGCGCCGCTCGCCGCCAGCCTGACGGAGAACGAGCAGACGATCGTGGCCGAGCTCGTCGGGGTTCAGGGCAGCCCGGCCGACATCGGCGGCTACTACCGGCCCGACCCGGTCAAGGCCGACGCGGTGATGCGCCCGAGCGCCACGCTCAACGCGGCGCTCGCGGCTCTCTGA
- a CDS encoding branched-chain amino acid ABC transporter permease: protein MPNASSTLTSPDAPARSTARTASAGRSRRRIAAGVAILLGLAVVAFFPSAAPNAYVLSAGVVILSYACTATSWNFMGGFTGYISLGHAAWFGLGAYGTGLIVRDLGLPSFVAWALSGVVVAIITVPIGIAALRVRGASFVIVSISFVLILLLVFQGWGSFTGGSNGLVVPRPFPDLMRPEHHRVFFYLFAALLIVMLVLWWAINRSRFGIGLKAIREDEDKAEALGIPTRNYKLVAYVISATLTGLAGGMYALWFGDLDPIFQFSILLGSYMVLMALLGGIRNLFGPLVGAVIVGVGLEVFKLEFGDTQFHLVATGLLLALVVLFMPDGIIPAVTAGLKRFGPQSSSIREMTAAELAERNAKAGVSGASVFSGGKAAAPSTATPSPRSTPDPDETTREEER, encoded by the coding sequence TTGCCCAACGCTTCTAGCACTCTCACCTCTCCCGACGCCCCCGCGCGCAGCACCGCCCGCACCGCGTCGGCGGGCCGTTCCCGACGGCGGATCGCGGCAGGCGTCGCGATCCTCCTCGGACTCGCGGTCGTGGCCTTCTTCCCCTCGGCCGCCCCCAACGCCTACGTGCTCTCCGCGGGCGTCGTCATCCTGTCCTACGCCTGCACGGCCACCTCGTGGAACTTCATGGGCGGCTTCACCGGCTACATCTCGCTCGGTCACGCGGCCTGGTTCGGCCTCGGCGCCTACGGCACCGGCCTCATCGTGCGGGACCTGGGACTGCCGTCGTTCGTGGCGTGGGCCCTGTCCGGCGTCGTCGTCGCGATCATCACGGTGCCGATCGGTATCGCGGCCCTCCGGGTCCGCGGCGCCTCGTTCGTGATCGTCTCGATCTCGTTCGTTCTCATCCTGCTGCTGGTCTTCCAGGGCTGGGGCAGCTTCACCGGCGGCTCCAACGGCCTCGTCGTGCCGCGCCCCTTCCCCGACCTGATGCGGCCCGAGCACCACCGGGTGTTCTTCTACCTGTTCGCGGCCCTCCTGATCGTCATGCTCGTGCTGTGGTGGGCGATCAACCGCTCCCGCTTCGGCATCGGCCTCAAGGCGATCCGCGAGGACGAGGACAAGGCGGAGGCCCTGGGCATCCCCACCCGCAACTACAAGCTCGTCGCCTACGTCATCTCGGCCACCCTGACGGGCCTGGCCGGCGGGATGTACGCGCTGTGGTTCGGCGACCTCGACCCGATCTTCCAGTTCTCGATCCTGCTCGGCTCCTACATGGTGCTGATGGCGCTGCTCGGCGGCATCCGCAACCTGTTCGGCCCGCTCGTGGGCGCCGTGATCGTCGGCGTCGGCCTGGAGGTCTTCAAGCTCGAGTTCGGTGACACGCAGTTCCACCTCGTGGCCACGGGCCTGCTGCTCGCGCTCGTCGTGCTCTTCATGCCCGACGGAATCATCCCGGCGGTGACGGCAGGGCTGAAGCGGTTCGGCCCGCAGTCCTCCTCCATCCGGGAGATGACGGCGGCCGAGCTGGCCGAGCGCAACGCCAAGGCGGGTGTGAGCGGGGCGTCGGTGTTCTCGGGCGGGAAGGCCGCTGCGCCGTCGACCGCGACACCGTCCCCCCGGTCCACCCCCGACCCCGACGAGACCACCCGCGAGGAGGAACGATGA
- a CDS encoding ABC transporter ATP-binding protein, with amino-acid sequence MTQGTGTNLTTRGLTKTFGGVRAVDGADVTFHEGKINALIGPNGSGKTTFFNCVTGMIKPDSGTVTFRGKDITGKAPHSIANAGIGRSFQLCRIFPRMTVLDNVLVAVPRTGFRALLGPARTDAEVAKARQLLVRVGIDHLEDTEARDLSYGQQKLLELAGVLMGDPDTIMLDEPAGGVNPSLIGRIGSLVQELNAEGTTFLIVEHNMDLVMSLSHHVIVFDRGRPIAEGTPDIVQSDPRVLEAYLGV; translated from the coding sequence ATGACGCAGGGCACGGGCACCAACCTCACCACCCGGGGTCTGACGAAGACCTTCGGCGGCGTGCGCGCCGTCGACGGTGCCGACGTCACCTTCCACGAGGGCAAGATCAACGCCCTCATCGGCCCGAACGGCTCCGGCAAGACGACGTTCTTCAACTGCGTCACCGGGATGATCAAGCCCGACAGCGGGACGGTCACCTTCCGCGGCAAGGACATCACGGGCAAGGCACCGCACTCGATCGCCAACGCGGGGATCGGGCGCAGCTTCCAGCTCTGCCGGATCTTCCCGCGCATGACGGTCCTGGACAACGTGCTCGTGGCGGTCCCCCGCACCGGGTTCCGGGCCCTCCTGGGGCCGGCGCGCACGGACGCGGAGGTCGCCAAGGCGCGGCAGCTGCTCGTCAGGGTCGGGATCGACCACCTCGAGGACACCGAGGCGCGCGACCTGTCCTACGGCCAGCAGAAGCTCCTCGAGCTGGCCGGCGTGCTCATGGGCGACCCCGACACGATCATGCTGGACGAGCCGGCGGGCGGCGTGAACCCGTCCCTCATCGGCCGGATCGGCTCGCTCGTGCAGGAGCTCAACGCGGAGGGGACGACGTTCCTCATCGTCGAGCACAACATGGATCTCGTGATGAGCCTGAGCCACCACGTCATCGTGTTCGACCGCGGCCGTCCGATCGCCGAGGGCACCCCCGACATCGTCCAGTCCGACCCTCGCGTCCTGGAGGCCTACCTTGGCGTCTGA
- a CDS encoding branched-chain amino acid ABC transporter permease, with the protein MSGSLLVQSLILGVLLGGLYALLAAGLTLYFGVMRVVMIAHASFLVLAAYLAWFANSRLGIDPLLTLVVTVPLFFGIGVVMQRLLIRRLRPATLTMMSVLLTFAIALFLEGLIGFIWGGTQRRIQLSYSGSSIELFGAQIAVVKLIAFGLAAVSLLGLYVLMKHTRFGQALRATIQHPEAAQLVGIRTDRVAGLGFGLGLATAAIGGTALSLDATIYPSLHWHWIGPLMAIIVVGGLGSIPGAAIAALVLGVGQSLLQVPLGTTWAQTIFYVALFVTLMVRPQGFFGGRLAQRF; encoded by the coding sequence ATGAGCGGATCGCTCCTCGTCCAGAGCCTCATCCTCGGCGTGCTGCTGGGAGGGCTCTACGCCCTCCTGGCAGCGGGCCTGACGCTCTACTTCGGCGTCATGCGCGTCGTCATGATCGCCCACGCGTCGTTCCTCGTGCTGGCCGCCTACCTCGCCTGGTTCGCGAACTCCCGACTCGGGATCGACCCGCTGCTCACGCTGGTGGTGACGGTGCCGCTGTTCTTCGGGATCGGCGTCGTCATGCAGCGGCTGCTGATCCGCCGGCTCAGGCCGGCGACGCTCACGATGATGTCGGTGCTCCTCACCTTCGCGATCGCGCTGTTCCTCGAAGGACTCATCGGCTTCATCTGGGGCGGCACGCAGCGCCGCATCCAGCTGTCCTACTCCGGCTCGAGCATCGAGCTGTTCGGGGCCCAGATCGCCGTCGTCAAGCTCATCGCCTTCGGCCTCGCCGCCGTCTCGCTCCTGGGCCTGTACGTGCTGATGAAGCACACCCGCTTCGGTCAGGCGCTGCGCGCCACGATCCAGCACCCGGAGGCCGCCCAGCTGGTCGGCATCCGGACCGACCGCGTGGCCGGCCTGGGCTTCGGCCTCGGCCTGGCCACGGCCGCCATCGGCGGCACGGCCCTCTCGCTGGACGCGACCATCTACCCGTCGCTGCACTGGCACTGGATCGGACCGCTGATGGCGATCATCGTCGTCGGCGGCCTGGGATCGATCCCCGGCGCCGCGATCGCGGCCCTCGTGCTCGGGGTGGGCCAGAGCCTGCTGCAGGTGCCGCTCGGCACCACGTGGGCCCAGACCATCTTCTACGTCGCACTGTTCGTGACGCTCATGGTGCGTCCGCAGGGGTTCTTCGGAGGTCGCCTTGCCCAACGCTTCTAG
- a CDS encoding DUF3017 domain-containing protein translates to MERIKVNTVQLVALAGVVAAGLLTIASVRIGLQLLALVLLGLAVARAFGRPDRVLMARSRGFDVALLVLLGGLIAYLSFSPGL, encoded by the coding sequence GTGGAGCGGATCAAGGTCAACACGGTGCAGCTCGTCGCGCTCGCGGGCGTGGTCGCGGCCGGTCTGCTGACCATCGCCTCGGTCCGGATCGGTCTGCAGCTGCTCGCCCTGGTGCTCCTGGGACTCGCTGTCGCCCGCGCGTTCGGCCGTCCGGACCGGGTGCTGATGGCGCGGTCGCGCGGTTTCGACGTCGCGCTCCTGGTGCTGCTGGGCGGACTCATCGCCTACCTGTCCTTCAGCCCCGGGCTGTAG
- a CDS encoding amino acid ABC transporter substrate-binding protein has translation MLRRPRRRRRRRLRGRRVRRPDRHRHLPPLTGDFSEPGKGVQRGYEAWAQIVNENGGLLGRQVELKILDDQSNADRVVADYEVLIAQDEVDLVFGPFSTRLVVPSARIAQEYGMLFVEPAGAAQEVFEQGFDNLFYAAPAIADDHYNYLAEHILAMPEAERPQTVAVASMDDPFAQGTAYGLRDKLEEGGLEIVVDEVYPPNTTDFSPIAAKISDSGADVVIGGTQYQDAVNLIVALQQLNYQPKLAAFSTAPTNPEFSEAIGSKTEGILSPTGYTPDATWPSNVDFVEAYTEIHGNPPGEDEANAYTTGQVVAAAVEAVGCAEQGDCQQQLIDWLRENEVETVVGPLTWDETGKPQGAHLIQQYVDGAIEIVLPDEAAEAAFIYPKPEW, from the coding sequence GTGCTCCGGCGGCCCCGGCGACGGCGGCGGCGACGACTCCGAGGACGGCGGGTCCGACGACCCGATCGTCATCGGCATCTCCCTCCCCTGACCGGCGACTTCTCCGAGCCCGGCAAGGGCGTCCAGCGCGGCTACGAGGCCTGGGCCCAGATCGTGAACGAGAACGGCGGGCTGCTGGGCCGCCAGGTCGAGCTGAAGATCCTCGACGACCAGAGCAACGCCGACCGCGTGGTGGCGGACTACGAGGTCCTCATCGCCCAGGACGAGGTCGACCTGGTCTTCGGCCCCTTCTCCACCCGCCTGGTCGTGCCCTCGGCACGCATCGCGCAGGAGTACGGCATGCTCTTCGTCGAGCCGGCCGGTGCCGCCCAGGAGGTCTTCGAGCAGGGCTTCGACAACCTCTTCTACGCCGCCCCGGCGATCGCGGACGACCACTACAACTACCTGGCCGAGCACATCCTGGCGATGCCGGAGGCCGAGCGCCCGCAGACGGTCGCCGTCGCCTCGATGGACGACCCCTTCGCCCAGGGCACCGCCTACGGCCTGCGGGACAAGCTCGAGGAGGGCGGGCTGGAGATCGTCGTCGACGAGGTCTACCCCCCGAACACCACGGACTTCTCCCCCATCGCCGCGAAGATCAGCGACTCGGGCGCCGACGTCGTCATCGGCGGCACGCAGTACCAGGACGCGGTCAACCTGATCGTGGCGCTGCAGCAGCTGAACTACCAGCCCAAGCTCGCCGCCTTCTCCACCGCGCCGACGAACCCGGAGTTCTCCGAGGCCATCGGCTCCAAGACCGAGGGCATCCTCTCGCCGACCGGCTACACGCCGGACGCGACCTGGCCCTCGAACGTCGACTTCGTGGAGGCCTACACCGAGATCCACGGCAACCCCCCGGGTGAGGACGAGGCCAACGCCTACACGACCGGCCAGGTCGTCGCGGCCGCCGTCGAGGCCGTTGGCTGCGCCGAGCAGGGCGACTGCCAGCAGCAGCTCATCGACTGGCTGCGCGAGAACGAGGTCGAGACCGTCGTCGGGCCGCTGACCTGGGACGAGACGGGCAAGCCGCAGGGCGCCCACCTCATCCAGCAGTACGTCGACGGCGCGATCGAGATCGTGCTGCCGGACGAGGCCGCCGAGGCCGCGTTCATCTACCCCAAGCCCGAGTGGTGA
- a CDS encoding LacI family DNA-binding transcriptional regulator has product MTVRLKDGDGPATPRLTDVAVLAGVSIATASRALSGTGTVSEGLTRRVMQAADELRYVVNPHARSLAGGFSSVIGLMVYEIDDPYFGEIAGGVIQVAAEHGWSVQVSHQDREAASDLAGVRLLRSQRVGAIVIAGSGYRDPTKNATVNRELEAFAASGGRLVAIGHRDIDCHSVLPDNVGATRAAAEHLIALGHRRLGVVSGPDSLTTVADRRTGIELAAAAADGVDVAWEHAAFTRDGGRLAAARLLDAHPDLTAIIALNDTMAIGALSVLRDRGIDVPGAVSVTGIDDIQVAQDLAPALTTVRLPMAAMGRQAALLALQPPAGGPTFVEVGLELVVRSSTAPPPA; this is encoded by the coding sequence GTGACGGTACGACTGAAGGACGGCGACGGGCCTGCAACTCCGCGGCTCACGGACGTCGCCGTCCTGGCCGGGGTCTCCATCGCGACGGCGTCGCGCGCCCTGTCCGGGACCGGCACCGTCTCGGAGGGCCTGACCCGCCGGGTGATGCAAGCCGCCGACGAGCTGCGCTACGTCGTCAACCCGCACGCGCGCTCGCTGGCGGGCGGCTTCAGCTCGGTCATCGGGCTGATGGTCTACGAGATCGACGACCCCTACTTCGGCGAGATCGCGGGCGGGGTGATCCAGGTGGCCGCCGAGCACGGCTGGAGCGTCCAGGTCAGCCACCAGGACCGCGAGGCCGCGAGCGACCTCGCCGGCGTGCGGCTGCTGCGGAGTCAGCGCGTGGGCGCGATCGTGATCGCCGGCTCGGGCTACCGGGACCCGACCAAGAACGCCACCGTCAACCGCGAGCTGGAGGCGTTCGCGGCGTCGGGTGGCCGACTCGTGGCGATCGGCCACCGCGACATCGACTGCCACTCGGTGCTGCCCGACAACGTCGGCGCGACCCGCGCGGCGGCCGAGCACCTCATCGCGCTCGGGCACCGGCGTCTCGGCGTCGTCTCCGGCCCGGACTCCCTGACCACGGTCGCGGACCGGCGCACGGGCATCGAGCTGGCCGCCGCGGCCGCCGACGGCGTCGACGTCGCCTGGGAGCACGCGGCGTTCACGCGCGACGGCGGACGGCTCGCCGCCGCGCGGCTGCTCGACGCCCACCCCGACCTCACCGCGATCATCGCGCTCAACGACACCATGGCGATCGGTGCCCTGTCGGTGCTGCGGGACCGGGGGATCGACGTGCCCGGGGCCGTGTCCGTGACCGGGATCGACGACATCCAGGTCGCGCAGGACCTCGCGCCCGCGCTCACCACCGTGCGGCTGCCGATGGCCGCGATGGGGCGGCAGGCGGCGCTGCTCGCGCTGCAGCCGCCCGCGGGCGGGCCGACGTTCGTGGAGGTCGGGCTGGAGCTGGTGGTCCGGTCCTCGACGGCCCCGCCGCCCGCGTAA